A region of Lagenorhynchus albirostris chromosome 20, mLagAlb1.1, whole genome shotgun sequence DNA encodes the following proteins:
- the SERPINF2 gene encoding alpha-2-antiplasmin, which produces MALLWLPELVLVLSLSCLQSPCSAFSPVSTMEPLGLQLMSGQTQQKLPPLSLLKLGNQEPGGQTAPKKAPGDCEGSPNPEQTRRLAQAMMAFTRDLFSLVAQNSTRPNLILSPLSVALALSHLALGAQNQTLQRLQQVLHVDSEPCLPHLLSRLCQDLGPGAFRLAARMYLQKGFPIKKDFLEQSEQLFGAKPMSLTGRKRDDLANINQWVKEATEGKIEDFLSDLPDDTVLLLLNAIHFQGFWRRKFDPNLTRRDTFHLDEQFTVPVDMMQARTYPLRWFLLEQPEIQVAHFPFKNNMSFVVVVPTHFEWNASQVLASLSWGVLHQPLLRERPTTVQLPKLHLKYQMDLVAILSQLGLQELFQAPDLRGISDQSLVVSSVQHQSTLELREAGVEAAATTSTAMSRMSLSSFSVNRPFLFFILEDSTSLPLFVGSVRNPNPGAQPELKEQQDSPDNRDFFQHQKGFPRGDKPFGPDLKLAPPSEEDYPQPSSPK; this is translated from the exons ATGGCGCTGCTCTGGCTGCCTGAGCTTGTCCTTGTGCTCAGCTTGTCCTGCCTGCAAAGCCCCTGCTCAGCG TTCTCTCCTGTGAGCACCATGGAGCCCTTGGGCCTGCAG ctGATGAGCGGGCAGACCCAGCAGAAGCTACCCCCACTTTCCCTCCTCAAGTTGGGCAACCAG GAGCCTGGTGGCCAGACTGCCCCAAAGAAGGCCCCAGGAGACTGCGAGGGGTCCCCAAACCCGGAGCAGACCCGCAGGCTGGCCCAGGCCATGATGGCCTTCACCAGAGACCTCTTCTCCCTGGTGGCCCAAAACTCCACCAGGCCCAACCTGATCCTGTCGCCTCTGAGTGTGGCCCTGGCACTGTCTCACCTGGCACTAG GTGCTCAGAACCAAACGCTGCAGAGGCTGCAGCAGGTGCTGCACGTGGACTCAGAGCCCTGCCTCCCCCACCTGCTCAGCCGCCTCTGCCAGGACCTGGGCCCTGGGGCTTTCCGATTGGCTGCCAGAATGTACCTGCAGAAAG GATTTCCCATCAAAAAGGACTTCTTGGAACAATCAGAACAGCTCTTTGGTGCAAAGCCCATGAGCCTGACGGGAAGGAAGAGGGATGACCTGGCAAACATCAACCAATGGGTGAAGGAGGCCACAGAGGGGAAGATTGAGGATTTCCTCTCAGATCTGCCAGATGACACAGTGTTGCTTCTCCTCAATGCCATCCACTTCCAGG GCTTCTGGAGGAGGAAGTTCGACCCGAATCTCACGCGGAGAGACACTTTCCACCTGGACGAGCAGTTCACGGTGCCGGTGGACATGATGCAAGCCCGCACGTACCCGCTGCGCTGGTTTCTGCTGGAGCAGCCTGAGATCCAG GTGGCTCATTTCCCCTTTAAGAACAACATGAGCTTCGTGGTCGTCGTGCCCACCCATTTTGAGTGGAACGCGTCCCAGGTGCTGGCTAGCCTGAGCTGGGGCGTGCTGCACCAGCCCTTGCTGCGGGAGAGGCCCACCACGGTCCAGCTGCCTAAGCTGCACCTGAAATACCAAATGGACCTGGTGGCCATCCTCAGCCAGCTGG GCCTGCAGGAACTGTTCCAGGCCCCGGACCTGCGCGGGATCTCAGACCAGAGCCTGGTGGTGTCCAGCGTGCAGCATCAGTCCAcgctggagctcagagaggccGGCGTGGAGGCGGCCGCGACAACCAGCACGGCCATGTCCCGCATGTCCCTCTCCTCCTTCAGCGTGAACCGccccttcctcttcttcatcCTCGAGGACAGCACGAGCCTGCCCCTCTTCGTGGGCAGCGTGAGGAACCCCAATCCTGGCGCGCAGCCGGAGCTCAAGGAGCAGCAGGACTCCCCTGACAACAGGGACTTTTTCCAGCACCAGAAAGGCTTCCCCCGCGGAGACAAGCCGTTCGGCCCTGACTTAAAACTTGCGCCCCCCTCGGAGGAGGATTACCCCCAACCTAGCAGCCCCAAGTGA